In Aquipuribacter nitratireducens, the following proteins share a genomic window:
- a CDS encoding sigma-70 family RNA polymerase sigma factor: protein MPAAPQADGPEPVHAGTSRPGAPDEELRRLVSLTSRGDEAAFEALYDAVSATVFGTCRRVLRDPAEAEEVAQEVLLEIWRTASRYDPARAGVRSWVVTIAHSRAVDRVRSSERRRAREEATALPEPPAVDEVVEAAVSAFEVRRVQRAMSTLSDVQRESVRLAFYGGHTHREVAALLGVPLGTVKTRIRDGMTRLRMHLTQEEVAR, encoded by the coding sequence GTGCCAGCAGCACCGCAGGCGGACGGACCCGAGCCGGTCCACGCCGGCACCTCACGGCCCGGCGCCCCCGACGAGGAGCTGCGCCGGCTCGTCTCGCTGACGTCCCGCGGTGACGAGGCCGCGTTCGAGGCGCTCTACGACGCGGTGTCGGCGACGGTGTTCGGCACGTGCCGCCGGGTGCTGCGCGACCCCGCGGAGGCCGAGGAGGTCGCGCAGGAGGTCCTGCTCGAGATCTGGCGCACGGCGTCGCGCTACGACCCCGCCCGGGCGGGCGTGCGGTCGTGGGTCGTCACCATCGCCCACTCGCGCGCCGTGGACCGGGTCCGGTCCAGCGAGCGGCGCCGGGCGCGGGAGGAGGCGACGGCGCTGCCCGAGCCCCCGGCGGTCGACGAGGTCGTCGAGGCCGCCGTCAGCGCCTTCGAGGTGCGACGTGTCCAGCGCGCGATGTCGACCCTCAGCGACGTCCAGCGGGAGTCGGTGCGGCTCGCCTTCTACGGCGGCCACACCCACCGGGAGGTGGCGGCCCTGCTCGGCGTCCCGCTGGGGACCGTGAAGACCCGAATCCGGGACGGCATGACCCGGCTCCGCATGCACCTGACGCAGGAGGAGGTGGCCCGGTGA
- a CDS encoding anti-sigma factor: protein MRPDAHALVAAYAADALDPTEREDVEAHLAECPVCRDDLDGFREALSALAAATAEAPPARMREAVLARARTTPQLPPETPAVPSPRSRTGTALTRPVLALAASVVAVLALALGVWGVTTAQRLDDVRAQQAAVQRVLAADDVESLAARPQLSGGVQGDEVVVLASREADAALLLPANLPAAPDGSTWQAWTIAGEEVASAGTFDVRSGEAVAFSAGIADVDAVAVSLEPSGGSEAPTTDPVLVVPLA from the coding sequence GTGAGGCCCGACGCACACGCCCTCGTGGCCGCCTACGCGGCCGACGCCCTCGACCCGACGGAGCGGGAGGACGTCGAGGCGCACCTCGCCGAGTGCCCGGTGTGCCGCGACGACCTCGACGGCTTCCGCGAGGCCCTCTCGGCGCTCGCGGCCGCGACCGCGGAGGCCCCGCCGGCGCGGATGCGGGAGGCCGTGCTCGCCCGCGCCCGCACCACGCCCCAGCTGCCACCGGAGACGCCGGCGGTGCCGTCACCGCGCAGCCGTACGGGGACCGCGCTCACCCGGCCGGTGCTGGCCCTCGCCGCGTCCGTCGTCGCCGTCCTCGCCCTCGCTCTCGGGGTCTGGGGCGTCACGACCGCGCAGCGCCTCGACGACGTGCGCGCGCAGCAGGCCGCCGTCCAGCGGGTGCTCGCCGCCGACGACGTCGAGTCCCTCGCCGCGCGGCCGCAGCTGTCTGGTGGTGTGCAGGGCGACGAGGTCGTCGTGCTCGCGAGCCGCGAGGCCGACGCCGCGCTGCTGCTGCCCGCGAACCTGCCGGCCGCGCCGGACGGCTCGACGTGGCAGGCGTGGACCATCGCCGGTGAGGAGGTGGCCTCGGCCGGGACGTTCGACGTGCGCAGCGGTGAGGCCGTCGCCTTCAGCGCCGGTATCGCCGACGTCGACGCGGTCGCGGTGAGCCTCGAGCCGAGCGGGGGGTCCGAGGCGCCCACGACCGACCCGGTGCTCGTCGTGCCGCTGGCCTGA
- a CDS encoding EamA family transporter, producing the protein MPRTRPRRNGLALVLAGAASSQTGAALGAGAFASIGPAGVVAVRQVVAAAVLLPVARPPLRRMTWSQWWPVLLLALVFAGMNLSLYSAVERIGLGLAVTLEFLGPLGVALAGSRTVRDLLVALAAAVGVYVLVLPGPASDWVGVGLGLAAACCWAGYIVLGRTVGSRLPGLQAPAVASGVSALAYLPLVAVLLADGRLAGEPLVLAVAAGVLSSVVPYAVDLTALRWVPARQFGVIMSCHPVLAALAGLVVLGQVLAVHEWVGIAVVVVANAVALRRAHDGTETRAARAEKATAGATADPPVAR; encoded by the coding sequence GTGCCCCGCACCCGTCCTCGCCGCAACGGTCTCGCGCTCGTGCTCGCCGGCGCCGCGAGCAGCCAGACGGGTGCCGCTCTCGGCGCGGGCGCCTTCGCGTCCATCGGCCCTGCCGGGGTCGTGGCCGTCCGGCAGGTCGTCGCCGCCGCCGTCCTCCTCCCGGTCGCCCGCCCGCCGTTGCGCCGCATGACGTGGTCTCAGTGGTGGCCGGTGCTCCTGCTCGCGCTCGTGTTCGCCGGCATGAACCTCTCGCTGTACTCGGCGGTCGAGCGCATCGGCCTCGGCCTCGCGGTCACGCTGGAGTTCCTCGGTCCCCTCGGGGTCGCGCTCGCGGGGTCGCGCACCGTCCGCGACCTCCTCGTCGCCCTCGCGGCGGCGGTCGGCGTCTACGTCCTCGTGCTGCCGGGCCCGGCGAGCGACTGGGTCGGTGTCGGGCTCGGGCTCGCTGCCGCGTGCTGCTGGGCCGGGTACATCGTCCTGGGCCGCACCGTCGGCTCGCGGCTGCCCGGGCTGCAGGCGCCGGCCGTCGCCAGCGGCGTCAGCGCGCTCGCCTACCTCCCGCTCGTCGCCGTGCTGCTCGCCGACGGCCGCCTCGCCGGCGAGCCGCTGGTCCTCGCGGTGGCGGCGGGGGTGCTGTCGTCGGTCGTGCCGTACGCCGTCGACCTCACGGCGCTGCGGTGGGTGCCGGCCCGGCAGTTCGGGGTGATCATGAGCTGCCACCCCGTCCTCGCCGCGCTCGCGGGGCTCGTGGTCCTCGGACAGGTGCTCGCGGTCCACGAGTGGGTGGGCATCGCGGTGGTCGTCGTCGCCAACGCCGTCGCCCTGCGGCGGGCCCACGACGGGACGGAGACCCGTGCCGCCCGCGCCGAGAAGGCGACGGCGGGGGCGACGGCGGACCCACCGGTGGCCAGGTAG
- a CDS encoding LysR family transcriptional regulator, translating to MAGVDLRQLRSLVAVVDEGTFTDGALALGVTQASVSRAVAALEAALGARLLQRTSRGAGVTVTGARVVAHARRVLAEVDALHGAVREVGGEVRMGYAWAALGRHTTPLQRRWSELHPVSALVLVQCTSPTAGLLEGAADVAVTRRPLDDSRFDTALVGVEARMAAVASDDPLARRRTLRLADFAGRTVGVDDRTGTTTPDLWPEGAAPASTRRVSTVDEWLTLIAAGQAVGLTAEATARQHLRPGVAFRRVTDAPPVPVRLVWWRDDPPPHVPELVRLVSELYGRPPARGGAG from the coding sequence ATGGCCGGTGTCGACCTGCGTCAGCTGCGTTCGCTGGTCGCCGTCGTCGACGAGGGGACGTTCACCGACGGCGCGCTCGCGCTCGGTGTGACGCAGGCGTCCGTCTCGCGTGCGGTCGCCGCGCTCGAGGCCGCGCTGGGCGCGCGGCTGCTCCAGCGCACGAGCCGCGGCGCCGGGGTCACCGTCACCGGGGCGCGGGTCGTCGCGCACGCCCGGCGCGTGCTGGCGGAGGTCGACGCGCTCCACGGCGCGGTCCGCGAGGTCGGCGGCGAGGTCCGCATGGGCTACGCGTGGGCGGCGCTCGGCCGCCACACGACACCGCTGCAGCGGCGCTGGAGCGAGCTCCACCCCGTCTCGGCGCTCGTGCTCGTGCAGTGCACCTCCCCGACGGCCGGGCTGCTCGAGGGAGCCGCGGACGTGGCGGTGACGCGCCGCCCGCTGGACGACAGCCGCTTCGACACGGCGCTCGTCGGGGTCGAGGCGCGGATGGCGGCGGTCGCCTCCGACGACCCGCTGGCGCGGCGCAGGACCCTCCGCCTCGCGGACTTCGCCGGCCGGACGGTCGGCGTCGACGACCGCACCGGCACGACCACCCCGGACCTGTGGCCGGAGGGCGCGGCGCCCGCGTCGACGCGGCGGGTCTCCACGGTCGACGAGTGGCTCACGCTCATCGCCGCTGGTCAGGCGGTGGGGCTCACGGCGGAGGCGACCGCGCGCCAGCACCTGCGGCCCGGTGTCGCCTTCCGCCGCGTCACCGACGCGCCGCCGGTGCCGGTGCGCCTGGTGTGGTGGCGCGACGACCCGCCACCGCACGTGCCCGAGCTCGTCCGGCTCGTGAGCGAGCTGTACGGCCGTCCGCCGGCCCGAGGTGGCGCGGGGTGA
- a CDS encoding ROK family transcriptional regulator, whose translation MSTRGTAAPADQLTVRRSNLSLVLQHLRDAGPRSRARIASDTGLNKATVSSLVAELIDRGLVSEGEVQRIGSVGRPGLSVELAGGTVVGVGVEVNADFVDVTALDLTHSVVLSARTPADMRALGEERALGLLVRCLREAFDALAGRGCTVVGTTVAVPALVDSRAGRVAVAPNLGWTDTPLADRLAVALAGHPVLGGAEPAVTVDNDANLGAIAEHALGVGRDADDLVYLAGEVGVGCGMVVGGTLVRGATGFTGEIGHAPLNPRLERCGCGRVGCWETQVGLGVLLQGCAHGPDDPLLDPAGDIDSRLGLVRDRAAADDERTCETLERVGIALGLGASVLVNIVNPRVLVLGGYFGLLAPLLLPYVVETLTERVVAPDGGGVEVRASELGFAAASRGGAVVALQTVFADPTRVGSPAV comes from the coding sequence ATGTCGACCCGGGGGACCGCCGCCCCGGCGGACCAGCTGACCGTGCGACGGTCGAACCTCAGCCTCGTGCTGCAGCACCTCCGGGACGCCGGACCGCGCTCGCGCGCCCGCATCGCCTCCGACACCGGCCTCAACAAGGCGACGGTGTCGAGCCTCGTGGCGGAGCTCATCGACCGTGGCCTCGTGAGCGAGGGCGAGGTGCAGCGCATCGGCAGCGTCGGGCGCCCCGGGCTCAGCGTCGAGCTCGCCGGCGGCACGGTGGTGGGCGTGGGGGTCGAGGTGAACGCCGACTTCGTCGACGTCACCGCCCTCGACCTCACCCACAGCGTCGTCCTGTCCGCGCGCACGCCCGCCGACATGCGGGCCCTCGGCGAGGAGCGGGCTCTCGGGCTGCTCGTGCGGTGCCTGCGGGAGGCCTTCGACGCCCTCGCAGGCCGGGGCTGCACCGTGGTCGGGACCACGGTCGCGGTGCCCGCGCTCGTCGACTCCCGTGCCGGTCGGGTGGCGGTGGCGCCGAACCTCGGCTGGACCGACACGCCGCTGGCGGACCGGCTCGCGGTGGCCCTGGCCGGCCACCCCGTGCTCGGGGGCGCCGAGCCGGCCGTGACCGTCGACAACGACGCGAACCTCGGCGCCATCGCGGAGCACGCCCTCGGCGTCGGCCGGGACGCCGACGACCTGGTGTACCTCGCCGGTGAGGTCGGCGTGGGCTGCGGGATGGTCGTCGGGGGCACCCTGGTGCGCGGTGCGACCGGCTTCACCGGCGAGATCGGGCACGCGCCCCTCAACCCGCGCCTGGAGCGCTGCGGCTGCGGCCGGGTCGGGTGCTGGGAGACCCAGGTCGGCCTGGGGGTGCTCCTGCAGGGCTGCGCCCACGGGCCGGACGACCCGCTGCTCGACCCCGCCGGTGACATCGACTCGCGGCTGGGTCTGGTCCGTGACCGGGCGGCCGCCGACGACGAGCGGACGTGCGAGACCCTCGAACGGGTCGGCATCGCGCTCGGGCTGGGCGCCAGCGTGCTCGTCAACATCGTGAACCCCCGGGTGCTCGTGCTCGGCGGCTACTTCGGCCTGCTCGCCCCCCTGCTGCTGCCCTACGTGGTCGAGACGCTCACGGAGCGGGTGGTGGCCCCGGACGGCGGCGGCGTCGAGGTGCGCGCCTCCGAGCTCGGGTTCGCGGCGGCGAGCCGCGGCGGCGCGGTCGTCGCCCTCCAGACGGTGTTCGCCGACCCCACGCGGGTGGGGTCACCGGCGGTCTGA
- a CDS encoding NAD(P)/FAD-dependent oxidoreductase, protein MSAPPDTDVVVVGGGPVGLACAVGAARAGLSVVVVEPRRLPADKACGEGLMPATVDALARLDVDLRPGVDGVPLRGIRYLSPGAVATADFSRGPGLGVRRTVLARALVARAEAVGVRVLRTRAGPVEQDGASVRVAGVRARWCLAADGLHSPTRRALGLDAATPLRPSRPARYGLRRHVRCAPWSPWVDVLWARDVEAYVTPVAPDLVGVAVLSTARRSFDEHVACLPGLAARLAGRATASRVQGAGPLRQRARARRAGRVLLVGDAAGYVDALTGEGLRIGLAAAEAAVACVAGDDAAGYERAVARLERRPRLLTETLLAATSVPGLRRALVPAASRLPRVFGGAVDALAG, encoded by the coding sequence GTGAGCGCGCCGCCGGACACCGACGTCGTCGTCGTCGGCGGCGGCCCCGTGGGCCTCGCCTGCGCGGTGGGAGCGGCCCGGGCCGGGCTGTCCGTCGTCGTCGTCGAGCCGCGGCGGCTGCCGGCGGACAAGGCGTGCGGCGAGGGACTCATGCCGGCGACGGTCGACGCGCTGGCGCGACTGGACGTCGACCTGCGACCCGGCGTCGACGGCGTCCCCCTGCGGGGCATCCGCTACCTCAGCCCCGGCGCGGTCGCGACGGCGGACTTCTCGCGCGGACCCGGGCTCGGGGTGCGCCGTACCGTGCTGGCCCGGGCGCTCGTGGCGCGCGCGGAGGCCGTGGGCGTCCGGGTGCTGCGCACCCGGGCGGGACCGGTGGAGCAGGACGGGGCGTCGGTGCGCGTCGCCGGCGTCCGGGCCCGCTGGTGCCTGGCTGCGGACGGCCTGCACTCCCCCACCCGCCGGGCGCTCGGGCTCGACGCCGCGACGCCGCTGCGGCCGTCACGCCCGGCCCGCTACGGGCTGCGCCGCCACGTCCGCTGCGCGCCGTGGTCCCCGTGGGTCGACGTGCTGTGGGCGCGGGACGTCGAGGCGTACGTCACCCCGGTCGCCCCCGACCTCGTCGGCGTCGCGGTGCTGTCGACGGCGCGGCGCTCCTTCGACGAGCACGTCGCGTGCCTGCCGGGCCTCGCCGCCCGCCTGGCGGGCCGGGCGACCGCGTCCCGGGTGCAGGGCGCCGGACCGCTGCGGCAGCGGGCGCGGGCGCGACGCGCCGGCCGGGTGCTGCTCGTCGGGGACGCCGCCGGCTACGTGGACGCCCTCACCGGGGAGGGCCTGCGGATCGGGCTCGCCGCGGCCGAGGCGGCGGTGGCGTGCGTGGCCGGCGACGACGCGGCGGGCTACGAGCGGGCGGTCGCGCGGCTGGAGCGGCGACCGCGGCTCCTCACCGAGACCCTGCTCGCGGCCACGTCGGTGCCGGGGCTCCGGCGCGCGCTCGTGCCTGCGGCATCGAGGCTGCCGCGCGTGTTCGGCGGCGCGGTGGACGCGCTCGCCGGCTGA
- a CDS encoding isoprenylcysteine carboxyl methyltransferase family protein — MSEVWYLGLVGLVVVARFVELSVARRHLQWARERGGVERGAGHYPVMVALHTALLVAAPLEVLLLDRPFLPGLGAAALVALVAAHALRWWCIRSLGPQWNTRVVVVPGLPLVTRGPYRRLRHPNYVAVVLEGLALPLVHTAWCTAIGFTVLDLVLLRHRVRVEEAALAELAGPPGSRSGTA, encoded by the coding sequence GTGAGCGAGGTCTGGTACCTCGGGCTGGTCGGGCTCGTCGTCGTCGCCCGGTTCGTCGAGCTGTCCGTCGCCCGACGGCACCTGCAGTGGGCGCGGGAGCGCGGGGGTGTGGAACGCGGCGCGGGCCACTACCCCGTGATGGTCGCGCTCCACACGGCCCTGCTCGTGGCCGCGCCGCTGGAGGTGCTCCTGCTCGACCGGCCCTTCCTGCCCGGGCTCGGCGCCGCGGCGCTCGTCGCCCTCGTCGCCGCCCACGCCCTGCGGTGGTGGTGCATCCGCTCCCTGGGGCCGCAGTGGAACACGCGCGTCGTCGTCGTCCCGGGCCTGCCGCTCGTGACGCGCGGACCGTACCGGCGCCTGCGGCACCCGAACTACGTCGCGGTCGTCCTCGAGGGCCTCGCGCTGCCCCTCGTCCACACCGCGTGGTGCACCGCGATCGGCTTCACGGTGCTCGACCTCGTCCTGCTCCGTCACCGCGTCCGGGTGGAGGAGGCGGCCCTCGCCGAGCTCGCCGGCCCACCGGGCAGCCGGTCGGGCACCGCGTGA
- a CDS encoding type III polyketide synthase, translating into MPGAGTAVLSARGVVPPHVYDQDDITAELADVVLGGAGADPRARALLAQVHASAGVRTRHLVRPLGEYRDLGGFSASNDVFVTEALALAERAAREALEAAGCTPEDVDVVMSTTVTGLAVPSLEARLVHRLGLRPDVKRLPVFGLGCVAGAAGVARLHDHLSGGADRVALLLSVELCSLTLQADDASRANLVASGLFGDGAAAVVLRGGADADRLPGGVPRVIATRSRLYPGTERTMGWDIGTSGFRIVLDAGVPDLVREHLGDDVKTFLADHHLDLADVTTWVAHPGGPKVLRAMEETLALDDDALALTWRSLAAVGNLSSASVLHVLEATLRERTPPPGSHGLLLAMGPGFCAELVLLQW; encoded by the coding sequence ATGCCTGGCGCCGGAACCGCGGTCCTGTCCGCGCGGGGCGTGGTGCCTCCGCACGTCTACGACCAGGACGACATCACGGCGGAGCTCGCCGACGTCGTCCTCGGCGGCGCCGGGGCCGACCCGCGCGCCCGCGCGCTGCTCGCCCAGGTGCACGCCTCCGCGGGAGTACGGACCCGGCACCTCGTCCGTCCGCTGGGCGAGTACCGGGACCTCGGCGGGTTCAGCGCCAGCAACGACGTCTTCGTGACGGAGGCGCTCGCGCTCGCCGAGCGCGCCGCCCGGGAGGCGCTCGAGGCGGCGGGGTGCACGCCCGAGGACGTCGACGTCGTGATGTCGACGACCGTCACCGGGCTCGCCGTCCCGTCCCTCGAGGCCCGGCTCGTCCACCGGCTCGGGCTGCGCCCCGACGTCAAGCGGCTACCGGTGTTCGGCCTCGGCTGCGTCGCCGGGGCGGCCGGGGTGGCGCGGCTCCACGACCACCTCTCCGGCGGCGCCGACCGGGTCGCGCTGCTGCTCTCGGTCGAGCTGTGCTCCCTCACCCTCCAGGCCGACGACGCGTCCCGCGCGAACCTCGTGGCGAGCGGCCTCTTCGGTGACGGCGCCGCCGCGGTCGTGCTGCGCGGCGGCGCCGACGCGGACCGTCTGCCGGGCGGCGTGCCGCGCGTGATCGCCACCCGCAGCCGGCTGTACCCCGGCACGGAGCGGACGATGGGCTGGGACATCGGCACGAGCGGGTTCCGGATCGTCCTCGACGCGGGTGTGCCGGACCTCGTGCGCGAGCACCTCGGCGACGACGTCAAGACCTTCCTCGCCGACCACCACCTCGACCTCGCCGACGTCACGACGTGGGTCGCCCACCCCGGCGGCCCGAAGGTGCTCCGCGCCATGGAGGAGACCCTCGCCCTGGACGACGACGCGCTGGCGCTCACGTGGCGCTCGCTCGCCGCCGTCGGCAACCTGTCGAGCGCGTCCGTCCTCCACGTGCTGGAGGCGACCCTGCGGGAGCGCACGCCGCCCCCCGGCAGCCACGGGCTGCTGCTCGCCATGGGCCCCGGCTTCTGCGCCGAGCTCGTGCTGCTGCAGTGGTGA
- a CDS encoding UbiA family prenyltransferase — protein sequence MAWTDLPAPTRRRGRRPLAGLLRASHPGPSVAVTGFAFAWALLGAGAPTGTALLVAAAVLAGQLSVGWCNDWVDAGRDRRAGRATKPVVAGLVGRRLVGLAALTALAACVGLSLLLGPTAAAVHLVAVASAWAYDVGVKATPLSPLPYAVSFGLLPAVATQAVDGTWPPPHLLVTTALLGVAAHFANTVPDAAGDARVGVRGLPQRLGPRASVVVAALALAGGALVLLLASPRPTGPTLADGLLGVAVVLAGVGAVAALRPAARRGREVFWGVVGSAGLVVLAVLVG from the coding sequence GTGGCGTGGACGGACCTGCCGGCACCGACGCGGCGCCGCGGTCGGCGGCCCCTCGCGGGGCTCCTCCGGGCGTCGCACCCGGGCCCGTCCGTGGCCGTCACCGGGTTCGCGTTCGCGTGGGCGCTGCTCGGCGCCGGCGCCCCCACGGGCACCGCCCTGCTCGTCGCCGCCGCGGTCCTCGCCGGTCAGCTGTCGGTCGGCTGGTGCAACGACTGGGTCGACGCCGGTCGGGACCGCCGCGCGGGCCGGGCCACCAAGCCGGTGGTCGCCGGGCTCGTCGGCCGCCGCCTCGTCGGGCTGGCCGCCCTCACCGCGCTCGCGGCGTGCGTCGGGCTGTCGCTGCTGCTCGGGCCCACGGCCGCCGCGGTCCACCTCGTCGCGGTCGCCTCCGCGTGGGCGTACGACGTCGGCGTGAAGGCGACCCCCCTGAGCCCCCTGCCGTACGCGGTGTCGTTCGGGCTGCTGCCCGCCGTCGCCACGCAGGCGGTCGACGGCACGTGGCCGCCGCCGCACCTGCTCGTCACCACCGCGCTGCTGGGGGTCGCGGCGCACTTCGCCAACACCGTGCCCGACGCCGCCGGCGACGCGAGGGTCGGCGTCCGCGGGCTGCCGCAGCGGCTCGGCCCCCGCGCCTCGGTGGTGGTGGCGGCCCTCGCGCTGGCCGGCGGGGCGCTCGTCCTGCTCCTCGCGTCCCCCCGGCCGACCGGTCCGACGCTCGCCGACGGGCTTCTCGGCGTCGCCGTCGTCCTCGCGGGGGTCGGGGCGGTCGCGGCGCTGCGGCCCGCCGCGCGCCGCGGGCGCGAGGTGTTCTGGGGGGTGGTGGGGTCGGCGGGGCTCGTCGTCCTCGCAGTGCTGGTCGGGTGA
- a CDS encoding diguanylate cyclase domain-containing protein, translated as MAAATTVVALAAGLAFGALVHALPEERFATLVVDDLVQLVAPLLAVVACARTARRVGSHADARLWRWLLAACASWGAGQLVWCGYELVLRVEPPFPSVADVGFLGFPVLAAVGLLRWLARDGQVSASARDLLDGSVTAGALLMVSWQSGLGDVVAATGWSPGLALATAYPLGDVVSATAVLLVLARSGLGRRPWLLPLALGLLSLAVADSAYVYLEAAGGYATGSAVSAGWVTGFLLVAAAAAAVPAAGGQDGAGGGRRLADGLFHLPYVAAGLALAPLGVAAAAGRPTSASASLLAGVLFALVMVRQYLVLRENRSLLVRLRAREAALAHEVMHDALTGLANRAMLLGRLDQLLAQHARDGRGLVLVFCDLDGFKAVNDGHGHLAGDAVLRETATRLRAVLRASDTVARLGGDEFAVLLEPPHEDPLELAARLVAAVARPVPLDSGGLVGGGAGLAPQVSVGVSVGVALVRPGAPARLAAREILVAADTAMYSAKSGTRQAGADRAENRTENRAENRAVLVEIDEDRTGRVDGLAPAAR; from the coding sequence GTGGCCGCGGCCACGACCGTCGTGGCGCTGGCCGCGGGTCTCGCCTTCGGCGCACTCGTGCACGCCCTGCCGGAGGAGCGCTTCGCCACGCTCGTCGTCGACGACCTCGTCCAGCTGGTCGCGCCGCTGCTCGCCGTCGTCGCGTGCGCCCGGACGGCCCGCCGGGTCGGCTCGCACGCCGACGCCCGGCTGTGGCGCTGGCTGCTGGCGGCCTGCGCCTCGTGGGGGGCGGGACAGCTCGTGTGGTGCGGCTACGAGCTCGTGCTGCGCGTCGAGCCGCCGTTCCCCTCGGTCGCCGACGTCGGGTTCCTCGGCTTCCCCGTGCTCGCGGCCGTCGGCCTGCTGCGCTGGCTCGCGCGCGACGGGCAGGTGAGTGCCTCCGCGCGCGACCTGCTCGACGGGTCGGTGACCGCGGGGGCGCTGCTCATGGTGTCGTGGCAGTCCGGGCTCGGTGACGTCGTCGCCGCCACCGGCTGGTCACCGGGCCTCGCGCTGGCCACCGCCTACCCCCTCGGCGACGTGGTGTCGGCGACGGCGGTCCTGCTGGTCCTCGCCCGCTCGGGCCTCGGTCGCCGGCCGTGGCTGCTGCCGCTCGCGCTGGGCCTGCTGAGCCTCGCCGTCGCGGACTCCGCCTACGTCTACCTCGAGGCCGCCGGCGGCTACGCCACCGGCAGCGCCGTGAGCGCCGGCTGGGTGACGGGCTTCCTGCTCGTCGCGGCCGCGGCGGCGGCCGTCCCCGCGGCAGGCGGGCAGGACGGCGCGGGCGGCGGGCGGCGGCTGGCGGACGGGCTGTTCCACCTGCCCTACGTCGCGGCCGGCCTCGCGCTCGCGCCCCTCGGCGTCGCCGCTGCGGCCGGCCGCCCGACGTCCGCGTCGGCGTCCCTGCTCGCCGGGGTGCTGTTCGCGCTCGTCATGGTGCGGCAGTACCTCGTGCTGCGCGAGAACCGCAGCCTGCTCGTGCGGCTGCGGGCCCGGGAGGCGGCGCTCGCGCACGAGGTGATGCACGACGCCCTCACCGGTCTCGCCAACCGCGCCATGCTGCTGGGACGTCTCGACCAGCTGCTCGCCCAGCACGCCCGCGACGGGCGCGGGCTCGTCCTCGTCTTCTGCGACCTCGACGGGTTCAAGGCGGTCAACGACGGCCACGGCCACCTCGCCGGCGACGCGGTGCTCCGGGAGACCGCGACCCGCCTGCGGGCGGTCCTCCGTGCCTCCGACACCGTCGCGCGGCTCGGCGGGGACGAGTTCGCCGTGCTCCTCGAGCCGCCGCACGAGGACCCGCTCGAGCTCGCGGCGCGCCTGGTGGCGGCGGTCGCACGGCCGGTGCCCCTCGACAGCGGCGGGCTGGTCGGCGGCGGGGCCGGGCTCGCCCCGCAGGTGTCGGTCGGCGTGAGCGTCGGGGTCGCGCTGGTGCGGCCCGGGGCCCCGGCGCGACTGGCGGCCCGCGAGATCCTCGTCGCGGCCGACACCGCGATGTACTCGGCGAAGAGCGGGACGAGGCAGGCGGGGGCGGACCGCGCGGAGAACCGCACGGAGAACCGTGCGGAGAACCGTGCGGTCCTCGTCGAGATCGACGAGGACCGCACGGGTCGCGTCGACGGCCTCGCGCCGGCGGCGCGCTAG
- a CDS encoding LysR family transcriptional regulator — MTTSSRSFDDVQVRHLRALVAVAEEGSFRGAGHLLGYSQSAISQQVAGLERAVGMAVFDRPGGPRPPTLTPAGRLLLRHATAVLDRLAAAAEEVEQLRQGTSGRLVIGTFQSVSVQLLPELLGRLRADVPGLDVRLFEEEVVDLVDRVAADELDLAFVVGPVDDSRVEHVLVRQDPLRVVVPLAWADPGARSFPLDELRGRPMIGQSVMDSYQRRIDAALQAAGVDPAYVFRTNDNGAVQAMVRAGIGASVMPELAVDLDDDGVRVLAPEPALPLRDVELVWRRGRTQSAAARRFVELAASAVGGTPGATDVTE, encoded by the coding sequence GTGACGACCTCCTCGCGTTCGTTCGACGATGTCCAGGTCCGGCACCTGCGGGCGCTCGTGGCGGTGGCCGAGGAGGGGTCGTTCCGGGGTGCGGGGCACCTGCTCGGCTACAGCCAGTCCGCGATCAGCCAGCAGGTCGCCGGGTTGGAGCGGGCCGTCGGCATGGCGGTCTTCGACCGACCGGGTGGACCGCGACCGCCGACCCTCACACCGGCCGGGCGCCTCCTGCTGCGGCACGCCACCGCGGTGCTCGACCGGCTCGCCGCCGCCGCCGAGGAGGTCGAGCAGCTGCGGCAGGGCACGAGCGGGCGCCTGGTCATCGGCACGTTCCAGTCCGTGTCCGTGCAGCTGCTGCCGGAGCTGCTCGGCCGGCTCCGTGCGGACGTGCCGGGCCTCGACGTCCGGTTGTTCGAGGAGGAGGTCGTCGACCTCGTCGACCGGGTCGCCGCCGACGAGCTCGACCTCGCCTTCGTCGTCGGCCCGGTCGACGACTCCCGCGTCGAGCACGTGCTCGTGCGCCAGGACCCGCTGCGGGTCGTCGTCCCGCTCGCGTGGGCGGACCCCGGGGCGCGGAGCTTCCCGCTCGACGAGCTGCGGGGACGGCCCATGATCGGGCAGAGCGTCATGGACAGCTACCAGCGGCGCATCGACGCCGCGTTGCAGGCGGCGGGCGTGGACCCCGCGTACGTGTTCCGCACGAACGACAACGGCGCCGTGCAGGCCATGGTCCGCGCCGGGATCGGCGCCTCGGTCATGCCGGAGCTCGCCGTCGACCTCGACGACGACGGCGTCCGCGTGCTCGCGCCGGAGCCGGCACTGCCCCTGCGCGACGTGGAGCTCGTGTGGCGGCGGGGGCGGACGCAGTCCGCGGCCGCACGGCGCTTCGTCGAGCTCGCGGCGTCCGCCGTCGGCGGAACCCCTGGTGCAACGGATGTAACGGAGTAA